One window of the Cryptomeria japonica chromosome 7, Sugi_1.0, whole genome shotgun sequence genome contains the following:
- the LOC131856633 gene encoding uncharacterized protein LOC131856633, with translation MSTTINEAFDNDVYLFSTNDNVHNHNRKKIYSLKQPIARSIGTKLGPVNATERSSHDKLDMEFLISKNARVMLTSNLWIEASLLNGALGYIKNIVYKPRSMPPEPPTYVMVKFDNYSGFPFDDHNPQIVPISVRQRGSTIQIPLRLAWALTIHKSQGLTLGKATTDIGPTERKGMTFVVVSHVKSLQGLRIMPPFTYDRYEKMKDEESRLKDLEINPCNNFS, from the coding sequence ATGAGTACAACAATCAATGAAGCCTTTGACAATGATGTTTATTTGTTCTCCACAAATGATAATGTTCACAATCATAACAGGAAAAAAATATATTCTCTCAAACAACCTATTGCACGTAGCATTGGAACAAAACTTGGACCTGTTAATGCAACTGAAAGAAGTTCTCATGACAAGCTCGATATGGAGTTCTTGATTAGCAAAAATGCAAGAGTTATGCTAACTTCTAATCTATGGATAGAAGCAAGTCTTCTAAATGGAGCATTAGGTTATATTAAAAATATTGTATACAAACCTAGAAGTATGCCACCAGAACCACCAACATATGTAATGGTTAAGTTTGATAACTACTCAGGATTTCCGTTTGATGATCACAATCCACAAATAGTTCCCATCAGTGTAAGACAAAGAGGTTCTACAATTCAAATACCATTGAGACTAGCTTGGGCATTGACAATACACAAGTCGCAAGGTTTGACACTTGGAAAAGCCACAACTGATATAGGACCAACTgaaagaaaaggaatgacatttGTAGTTGTATCTCATGTAAAGTCTTTGCAAGGATTGAGAATAATGCCACCATTCACATATGATCGCTACgaaaaaatgaaagatgaagaaagtagattgaaagatttagaaataaatCCATGTAATAATTTTTCATAA